One Pocillopora verrucosa isolate sample1 chromosome 10, ASM3666991v2, whole genome shotgun sequence genomic window carries:
- the LOC136283687 gene encoding tetratricopeptide repeat protein 28-like, with product MTLKVYEESAYRHISDDISAERYGRKLFDLNIESGIMLYKLGENLKAKEYVERALAITTEIGDRSGEASCYGNLGVLLQSHGECDKAKEYLQKALVIRTEIGDREGEDKAKEYLQKALVITTEIGDKEGEASCYENLGTVFLSLGQYDKAKDYHQKALVITTEIGNRKREASCYENLGAVFQSLGQYDKAKEYLQKAVVIRTEIGDKEGEAYCYGNLGTVLTSLGQYDKAKEYHQKALVIRTEIGDRKGEASCCENLGTVFYSLDQYDKAKEYHQKALVIRTETGDRKREASCYGNLGVVFQSLGQYDKAKEYHQKALVITTEIGDKEGEASCYGNLGTVFLSLGQYDKAKEYLQKALVITTEIGDRKGEASCYGNLGTVFSSLGQYDKVKEYLQKALVITTEIGDRKGEALCYRNLGTVFYSLGQYDKAKEYLQKALVITTEIGDRRVEASCYETLGTVFSSLGQYDKAKEYHQKALVITTEIGEKREEASCYGNLGAVFQSLGQYDKAKEYHQKALVITTEIGHKEGEASCYENLGAVFLSLGQYDKAKEYLQKALVITTEIGNRKGEASDYGNLGSVFCSLGQYDKAKEYLQKAVVIRTEIGDRKGEASCYGNLGAMFESLGQYDKAKEYLQKALVITTEIGHRKGEANAYGNLGSLFSSLGQYDKAKEYHQKALVIRTEIGDRKGEASCYGNLGVVFKSLGQYDKAKEYLQKALVIRTEIGDRKGEASCYGSLGSVSKTVGDYEASEVFFKKALYISRDIGDGRQEFEILRGYAILYLSQNKIKDSLSCLHLCIEKYEELRYFLGANDEFKTLLLEHSGIFPYKLLCTLLCDTGNARDALYVEELGRARGLSDLMAEKYSVETHIFANPQSWYGIENILRKKNNCTCLYISYFRQRLHLWILNTSGVLHHRRISVEENLVQAGLPKDLSLSQFLDDNFRGLGILPTKDCEDRSLNTINVQPLSPTQKSSARLRLVEEDEDEDEDEDEDEDEDEDEDKEVISSLSLCYKIFIAPVYDLLEEPEVIIVPDRSLYKVPFAALSEKEGAEFLSETHKIRVIPSLTTLKIIQDSPEGYHSNTGALIIGNPKVDGLPSLPCARAEAEMVGRLMRVPPLLEEKATKQAVLERIGSVSLIHFAAHGNAQRGEIALSPIPIPNSQNSIPPREAYMLTMADVSRVKVRAKLVVLSCCHSGRGEITAEGVIGIARAFLGSGARSVLAALWAIPDLATEQLMNRFYKHLVEGESASESLHQAMKWMRKNGSRKMSEWASFTLIGDDVRLEFDPEAEERG from the exons ATGACGCTGAAAGTTTACGAAGAAAG cgcttatcgtcatatctctgacgacataagtgcggaaagatacgggaggaaactgtttgacttaAACATCGAGTCtggaattatgctttataaacttggtgaaaacctaaaagcgaaggaatatgttgagagggcccttgccataacaacagaaattggcgacagaagcggAGAAGCATCCTGTTACGGAAACCTTGGAGTCTTGCTTCAGTCGCACGGGGaatgcgacaaggctaaagagtatctccaaaaagcacttgtcatcagaactgaaattggcgacagagaaggggag gacaaggctaaagagtatctccaaaaagcgcttgtcatcacaactgaaattggcgacaaagaaggggaagcatcatgttatgaaaacctaggtactgtgtttctgtcgcttggccaatacgacaaggctaaagattatcaccaaaaagcgcttgtcatcacaactgaaattggcaacagaaaaagggaagcatcatgttatgaaaacctaggtgctgtgtttcagtcgcttggccagtacgacaaggctaaagagtatctccaaaaagcggttgtcatcagaactgaaattggcgacaaagaaggGGAAGCATATTGTTATGGAAATCTAGGTACTGTGTTaacgtcgcttggccaatacgacaaggctaaagagtatcaccaaaaagcgcttgtcatcagaactgaaattggcgacagaaaaggggaagcatcatgttgtgaaaacctaggtactgtatTTTATTCGCTTgaccaatacgacaaggctaaggagtatcaccaaaaagcgcttgtcatcagaactgaaactggcgacagaaaaagggaagcatcatgttatggaaacctaggtgttgtgtttcagtcgcttggccaatacgacaaggctaaagagtatcaccaaaaagcgcttgtcatcacaactgaaattggcgacaaagaaggggaagcatcatgttatggaaacctaggtactgtgtttctgtcgcttggccaatacgacaaggctaaagagtatctccaaaaggcgcttgtcatcacaactgaaattggcgacagaaaaggggaagcatcatgttatggaaacctaggtactgtgttttcttcgcttggccaatacgacaaggttaaagagtatctccaaaaagcgcttgtcatcacaactgaaattggcgacagaaaaggggaagcacTATGTTAtagaaacctaggtactgtgttttattcgcttggccaatacgacaaggccaaagagtatctccaaaaagcgcttgtcattacaactgaaattggcgacagaagagtggaagcatcatgttatgaaaccctaggtactgtgttttcttcgcttggccaatacgacaaggctaaagagtatcaccaaaaagcgcttgtcatcacaactgaaattggcgagaaaagagaggaagcatcctgttatggaaacctaggtgctgtgtttcagtcgcttggccaatacgacaaggctaaagagtatcaccaaaaagcgcttgtcatcacaactgaaattggccacaaagaaggggaagcatcatgttatgaaaacctaggtgctgtgtttctgtcgcttggccaatacgacaaggctaaagagtatctccaaaaagcgcttgtcatcacaactgaaattggcaacagaaaaggggaggcatctgactacggaaacctaggtagcGTGTTTTGTTCGCTTggccagtacgacaaggctaaagagtatctccaaaaagcggttgtcatcagaactgaaattggcgacagaaaaggggaagcatcatgttatggaaacctaggtgctatgtttgagtcgcttggccaatacgacaaggctaaagagtatctccaaaaagcgcttgtcatcacaactgaaattggccacagaaaaggggaggcaaaTGCCTACGGAAACCTGGGTAGTTTGTTTTCTTCGCTTggccagtacgacaaggctaaagagtatcaccaaaaagcgcttgtcatcagaactgaaattggcgacagaaaaggggaagcatcatgttatggaaacctaggtgttgtgtttaagtcgcttggccaatacgacaaggctaaagagtatctccaaaaagcgcttgtcatcagaactgaaattggcgacagaaaaggggaagcatcatgttatggaagcCTAGGGT CAGTGTCTAAAACTGTTGGTGATtatgaagcttcggaagtattttttaagaaagctTTATacatatccagagatattggagatggaAGACAAGAGTTCGAAATCCTTCGAGGCtacgccattttgtatttatctcaaaataaaatcaaagactctctatcgtgtcttcatctgtgcattgaaaagtatgaggagctgagatattttttGGGCGCCAATGATGAGTTCAAAACATTATTGCTGGAGcactcaggaatatttccctacaagctgctttgtactttgctctgtgacaccggaaatgctcgggatgctctCTATGTcgaggagttgggtcgagctagaggcctatcagacttaatggcagagaagtactcggttgaaacgcatATCtttgctaatccacaatcttggtatggcattgagaacattttaagaaagaaaaataactgtacttgtctgtacatttcttattttcggCAACGtttgcatttgtggatcttgaacacaagtggagtccttcaccatagaagaatatcagtagaagagaatctagttcaggctgggttgcccaaagatttgtctttgagtcaatttttggatgacAATTTCCGgggtcttggtattttgcctactaaagattgtgaagatcggtctttaaatacgattaacgtgcaacctctctcccccacacaaaagagctcagcaagattgcgactcgtcgaggaggacgaggacgaggacgaggacgaggacgaggacgaggacgaggacgaggacgaggacaaggaagtcatttcaagtctatctttgtgttacaaaatttttatcgctcccgtttatgatttgctggaggagcctgaagtcatcatcgttcctgaccgcagtttgtacaaagttccaTTCGCTGcactgagtgaaaaggagggagcaGAATTCCTCTCGGAGACTCATAagatccgtgtcattccttccttgacaacactcaagattattcaagatagtccagagggctatcacagcaacactggtgccttgataataggcaatcccaaggttgatGGGCTGCCGTCATTGCCATGTGCAAGAGCGGAAGCGGAGATGGTTGGACGACTGATGCGTGTTCCGCCTCTGCTagaagagaaagcaacgaagcaggcggtgcttgagcggataggttcagtgagcctgatacattttgctgcccatggcaACGCCCAAAgaggagaaattgccctctcccccattcctaTTCCCAACAGTCAAAATTCTATCCCACCACGcgaagcttacatgttgacgatggctgatgtctcgcGAGTGAAAGttagagctaaactggtggttcttagctgctgtcacagtggaagagGTGAGATAACAGCCGAGGGAGtgataggaattgcccgtgcgttcttaggatctggtgctcgctcggtgttagctgcgctgtgggccattccagactTAGCAACGGAGCAGCTGATGAATCGGTTCTACaaacaccttgttgaaggagaaagtgccagtgaatcccttcatcaagccatgaagtggatgagaaaaaacggctcGAGAAAAatgtctgagtgggcttcgtttacgctgattggagatgatgtgaggctCGAGTTTGACCCTGaagcagag